One genomic segment of Chitinophaga sancti includes these proteins:
- a CDS encoding RNA-binding protein, which produces MNIFVGNISDRTTEDEIWSLFDPFGVVYSINVAYDKYSGRSKGFAFVEMPDDSNAVQAIKELNNSVVAGQTIVVYEARPKPERPENDRFSRSGPRPGFRPRY; this is translated from the coding sequence GTGAATATTTTTGTAGGTAATATAAGTGACAGAACAACTGAAGATGAAATATGGTCTTTATTTGACCCATTTGGAGTTGTATATAGTATTAATGTGGCTTATGATAAGTACAGTGGCCGTTCTAAAGGCTTTGCATTCGTTGAAATGCCAGACGATTCCAATGCAGTACAGGCAATTAAGGAATTGAATAATTCAGTAGTTGCTGGCCAGACAATAGTAGTGTATGAGGCTCGTCCAAAACCTGAAAGACCAGAAAATGATCGTTTCTCCAGATCCGGCCCAAGACCTGGATTTAGACCCAGATACTAA
- a CDS encoding group II intron maturase-specific domain-containing protein — protein MSKSQKGKPILKRKTSSKKLNQALKRISDWIKCFRHQLPMRELIEELNQKLRGHYAYYGITFNCRKLHTYYNRTKHLLHKWLNHRGGKRVWTWNRIAKQTTEWIPLIRPKIHHSYRLAKP, from the coding sequence ATGAGTAAAAGCCAAAAAGGAAAACCAATCCTGAAGCGCAAAACAAGCAGTAAGAAACTGAATCAAGCATTGAAACGCATAAGCGACTGGATCAAGTGCTTCCGACATCAGCTTCCGATGAGGGAACTTATCGAAGAGCTGAACCAAAAGCTGCGCGGCCATTATGCCTACTACGGTATAACATTCAACTGTAGGAAGCTGCATACTTATTACAACCGGACAAAACATCTGCTCCATAAATGGCTCAACCATCGGGGCGGGAAACGTGTCTGGACATGGAATAGGATTGCGAAGCAGACTACAGAGTGGATACCACTTATACGACCCAAGATCCATCACAGTTATCGATTAGCGAAACCGTAA